A window from Balearica regulorum gibbericeps isolate bBalReg1 chromosome 1, bBalReg1.pri, whole genome shotgun sequence encodes these proteins:
- the FGL2 gene encoding fibroleukin yields the protein MQALPPISENTVGSLITHRLQAALIKLFHFCILPHTASLSAKMKLLLYLVLLKTALLALTNVFAVVLEDEEDAKERKVTETCPIKLKTNQKCDGGECPYQINLPPMTIQLPKEFRLLEKTLKEVQTLKEAVNKLKKCCQDCKLQADDNQERDSSNEFLLPDAETPAENSKVQDNRVKELQSKVNRMATSLKNAKSQIQTLQGRLEKMSLINMNNVEHYVDSKVANLTFVVNSLDNKCSSKCPAMQPKPVIQIMQRDCADHYTAGRRINGIYRISPDPRNDSFEVYCDMQTHGGGWTVLQRRQDGSTNFNRTWNDYKNGFGNLSREFWLGNDKIHLLTKSQEMQLRIELEDFNGIREYAKYEHFYVANEYLKYRLSVHGYSGTAGDALHYSKHYNHDQKFFTTPDKDNDRYPSGNCGAYYSSGWWFDACLSANLNGKYYHKKYKGVRNGIFWGTWHGISDDIPNGYRQAFKSAKIMIRPKSFVQ from the exons ATGCAAGCACTCCCACCCATTTCTGAGAACACTGTAGGCAGTCTGATAACTCACAGGCTTCAAGCTGCCCTTATAAAGTTGTTCCACTTTTGCATACTTCCTCATACTGCTAGTTTGTCTGCGAAGATGAAGCTGCTTCTTTACTTAGTCTTGCTGAAGACAGCTCTCCTTGCTTTAACAAATGTCTTTGCAGTTGTTTTAGAAGATGAAGAGGatgctaaagaaagaaaagttactgAGACTTGTCCTATAAAGCTCAAAACTAATCAGAAATGTGATGGAGGGGAGTGTCCATATCAGATAAATCTGCCTCCGATGACCATTCAGTTACCTAAAGAATTCAGACTGCTGGAGAAGACTCTCAAAGAAGTACAGACCCTTAAAGAAGCAGTAAACAAGCTGAAGAAATGCTGCCAAGATTGCAAGCTGCAGGCAGATGACAACCAAGAAAGAGACAGTAGTAATGAATTTCTGCTGCCTGATGCAGAAACtccagcagaaaacagcaaagtcCAAGATAACAGAGTAAAGGAACTGCAAAGCAAAGTTAACAGAATGGCAACCAgcttaaaaaatgcaaagagccAGATTCAGACACTGCAGGGTCGTTTAGAGAAGATGAGCCTCATAAATATGAACAATGTGGAACATTATGTTGACAGCAAAGTTGCTAATTTGACTTTTGTTGTGAACAGCCTTGATAACAAATGTTCTTCTAAATGTCCAGCAATGCAACCAAAACCTG TTATACAGATAATGCAGAGAGACTGTGCTGACCATTACACAGCTGGCAGAAGGATTAATGGAATCTACAGGATTAGCCCTGACCCCAGAAACGACAGCTTTGAAGTTTACTGTGACATGCAAACACACGGAGGCGGCTGGACAGTGCTGCAACGGCGTCAGGATGGTAGCACTAACTTCAACAGAACCTGGAACGACTACAAAAATGGCTTTGGAAACCTCAGCAGGGAGTTTTGGCTGGGGAATGACAAAATTCACCTCCTGACAAAGAGCCAGGAAATGCAACTGAGAATTGAACTCGAAGATTTCAATGGTATCAGAGAGTACGCAAAATACGAACACTTCTACGTGGCCAATGAATATCTAAAGTACCGTCTAAGTGTTCATGGCTATAGCGGCACAGCAGGAGATGCTCTTCACTACAGCAAGCATTACAACCATGATCAAAAGTTCTTTACAACTCCGGACAAGGACAACGATAGGTATCCCTCAGGAAACTGTGGAGCATACTACAGCTCTGGCTGGTGGTTTGATGCATGCTTGTCTGCCAACCTCAATGGCAAGTACTACCACAAGAAATACAAAGGTGTTCGCAATGGCATTTTCTGGGGTACATGGCATGGTATTTCTGATGATATTCCCAATGGATATAGGCAAGCCTTTAAATCAGCAAAAATCATGATCAGACCCAAAAGTTTTGTGCAGTAA